A window of the Clostridiaceae bacterium genome harbors these coding sequences:
- a CDS encoding IS21 family transposase, with protein sequence MQTTIKTLHKKGISQSQIARTLGISRNTVRKVIQSDERGETQLKKKPHPSMLDEYREYIEIQLNKGLSRQRIYQDLIREFNYQGSYTTVKDYARKILGNTQKSYMVLIALPGEEAQVDFGYIGTIKVNGKPKKAWVFIMSLSYSRYMYASIVFDQSVKSFIQAHIDAFHFFGGVPETVKIDNLKAAVVEADFYEPVLQRTYAAFAAHYGFYAQPCRVYTPTDKGKVESNVKYVKDNCFKGRDFKDIEDARAFLKTWISNIANKRIHGTTKKVPAELFEAEEKRKLLKLPTEDFIFSKTTRAVVNPNCHIAYGGNYYSVPHAYVGMEVDVVEINNLLKVFFKNEEIALHNLCQGLKGQYITNTSHYPESKNITSEQILSRQELEMRQIGTYALEFFYAFRRKAISGKFIHHNISGVLALRKKYENNVIDQACRRALYYNSITYGTVKKICERGLIGLPVDDRNDGIAAADNEPTEITRDLSQYDQMAVLGVIGHE encoded by the coding sequence ATGCAAACTACGATTAAAACGCTGCACAAAAAAGGGATAAGCCAATCCCAAATCGCAAGAACATTAGGCATAAGTAGAAACACAGTAAGAAAAGTTATTCAAAGTGATGAGAGGGGGGAAACGCAGCTTAAAAAGAAACCACATCCATCCATGTTGGATGAGTATCGGGAGTATATTGAAATTCAGTTAAACAAAGGCCTATCAAGACAACGCATATACCAGGATCTGATCCGTGAATTTAACTACCAGGGGAGTTACACCACCGTTAAAGATTATGCCCGTAAAATATTAGGAAATACCCAGAAGTCATATATGGTCCTCATAGCACTGCCTGGCGAAGAAGCACAGGTAGACTTCGGATACATTGGCACAATCAAAGTTAATGGGAAGCCTAAAAAAGCATGGGTATTCATAATGTCTTTAAGTTACTCCAGATACATGTATGCCAGCATTGTATTTGACCAGTCGGTGAAGTCCTTCATACAAGCACATATTGATGCATTCCACTTCTTTGGAGGAGTTCCGGAGACTGTTAAGATTGATAACCTCAAAGCAGCTGTAGTAGAAGCAGACTTTTACGAGCCTGTGCTTCAACGTACCTATGCCGCATTTGCTGCACACTATGGTTTCTACGCTCAGCCATGTAGGGTTTATACTCCTACAGACAAAGGGAAGGTAGAGTCCAATGTCAAATATGTGAAGGACAACTGCTTCAAAGGAAGGGATTTTAAGGATATCGAAGATGCCAGGGCTTTCTTAAAGACATGGATATCGAATATTGCCAACAAGCGCATACATGGTACTACAAAGAAGGTGCCTGCAGAGCTGTTTGAAGCGGAAGAAAAACGTAAACTTTTAAAGCTGCCTACAGAAGACTTCATCTTTTCGAAGACGACTCGTGCAGTTGTTAATCCTAATTGTCATATTGCATATGGAGGAAATTACTACTCCGTTCCCCATGCATATGTCGGAATGGAGGTCGATGTAGTTGAAATCAATAACTTACTCAAGGTGTTTTTCAAAAACGAAGAAATTGCCCTTCATAACCTTTGCCAAGGGCTGAAGGGCCAATACATAACAAATACATCACATTATCCTGAATCCAAGAATATTACATCTGAGCAGATTTTGTCAAGACAAGAACTTGAAATGCGGCAGATTGGTACATATGCGCTGGAATTTTTCTATGCTTTCCGCCGTAAAGCAATATCAGGTAAGTTCATTCATCATAATATTTCTGGAGTTTTGGCGCTTAGAAAGAAATATGAAAACAATGTTATCGACCAAGCCTGCCGTCGAGCACTTTACTACAACTCAATCACTTATGGTACAGTAAAAAAAATATGTGAGCGTGGCCTTATTGGATTGCCAGTGGATGATAGAAATGATGGTATTGCAGCAGCAGATAATGAGCCAACGGAGATAACCAGAGATTTGTCTCAGTACGACCAGATGGCGGTTTTGGGGGTGATTGGACATGAATGA
- a CDS encoding ATP-binding protein: MNDALQGKLKKLHFSGIIKTADMRIEQAIREKLAYQEFLEILINDELLNRANNGNHKRLQKAKFPQHKTMEEFNFNYQPSINRQTIYHLGTCEFIRKKENIAFIGPPGTGKTHLAIAIGVKAVTQGYTVLFATLNDMLEDLYMSRADNSFQQRLRKYVQPDLLIVDELGLRKLNQTSVDDFYEVIAKRYEQRSTIITSNKTFEEWGKILFDPVLATAILDRFVHHCNFIVINGDSYRMREREGFTSHTVKRGRPRKSATMEATKDDAVEDDTESID, from the coding sequence ATGAATGATGCACTCCAAGGTAAACTCAAGAAGCTGCATTTTTCAGGGATCATCAAAACAGCAGACATGCGAATAGAACAGGCCATACGAGAAAAGCTAGCATACCAGGAGTTCTTAGAAATCTTGATCAACGACGAATTACTGAACCGGGCAAACAACGGAAACCATAAGCGGTTACAGAAGGCAAAGTTCCCACAGCATAAAACCATGGAAGAATTTAATTTCAACTATCAACCAAGTATTAACCGTCAGACTATTTATCATCTGGGTACCTGCGAGTTCATACGAAAGAAAGAGAATATTGCATTTATTGGACCTCCCGGAACCGGTAAAACCCACTTAGCAATTGCAATTGGAGTCAAGGCTGTTACACAAGGGTACACTGTGCTTTTTGCCACTTTGAATGATATGCTGGAAGATCTGTATATGTCACGGGCTGATAATTCATTTCAGCAACGACTAAGAAAATATGTACAGCCTGATCTGCTTATTGTGGACGAGCTTGGGCTCCGCAAATTAAATCAAACAAGTGTGGACGATTTTTATGAAGTAATTGCTAAACGATATGAGCAGCGTTCCACCATAATCACTTCTAACAAAACATTTGAGGAATGGGGTAAGATACTCTTTGACCCGGTTCTGGCTACAGCTATTTTAGATAGGTTTGTCCATCACTGTAATTTCATTGTGATTAATGGAGACAGCTATCGAATGCGAGAACGTGAAGGCTTTACATCCCATACAGTCAAGCGTGGAAGGCCCAGAAAATCAGCAACTATGGAAGCCACTAAGGATGATGCTGTAGAAGATGATACAGAGTCTATAGACTAA